From the genome of Pseudonocardia sp. EC080619-01:
CGTGGACTCGCTGCAGCCCGGTGACCTCGGCGAGGACGACCTCGACCTGGTCCGGCTGCTCGCCCAGCTGCTGGCCGCCGGGCTGTCCGCCCGCTGACGGCTCACCCCCGCACGAGGACCGTGGCGTCGAGCTCGACGAGCGCACCCTGCGGCAGGACGGGTGCGGGCAGCGCGGTGCGGGCGTGCCGGCCTGCGTCGCCGAGGACGTCGATCAGCAGCTGTGAGGCCCCGTCGGCGGCCTCGGGCTGGTTCGTCGCGCCCGGGTCGCTCGCGACCCAGGCGTTCAGCTTGACGATCCGCACCACGTCCTCCAGGCCGACCGCGGCGTCGATCCGGGCCAGGAGGTTGAGCGCGGCGGCGCGGGCCGCCGCGATCCCTTCGGCCACGCCGGCGCCGTCACCCAGCCGGCCGCCGAGGACCTTCCCGCCGGCCGTGCGGGAGATCTGCCCGGAGACGAAGAGCAGGTCGCCGGCCCGTACGGCGGGCTCGTAGGCGTATCTCGGTGGCCCCGGCTCGGGCAGTTCCAGGGACAGCTCGGCCAGCCGCGTGCGGACCTCCGTCACGGCGCCGCTCATCGCTTGCTCACCACGTAGGTCCGGTCGCGACCGACGTACCAGAGGTCCTCGGTGCCGATGGCCGCGTCGTCGTAGCGCCACGGGATCTCGGCCGCTCCGTACGACCCGACCTGCAGGACGTGCTTGTACCCGGGCCGCAGCTCGTTGGCGAACGACTCCTGCTTGCCCATCAGATGGCCGACGTTCCGCTTGCGGTACTCGGTGTCGAAGTCGATCTCGGTGCCGAGCATCCCGATGGCGCGCATGCGTTCCAGGTGCGGTGCCAGGTAGCGCAGCGTCCCCTCGTGGACGTCCTCGCACACGACGCCCGGCCGCAGCTGACCGATGATGCCCTCCCGCACGACGTCGAAGAAGAAGGCGTACGCCTCCTTCGCCGCGGCGGTGCGCGGCAGCGAACGGGCCATGTCGGAGGTGGCGACGGTGACGCCGTCCACGACGACCCGGACACCGGCGTCGAGCTGGATGCAGGTCGTCGTGGAGTCGATCGGGAAGTCCACCGGCGGGCCGGGGAACAGCATCCGGTTCGACGAGTGCAGGTTGGTGAAGTACGGCTCGATCCCGAAGGGGATCCCGTTCGCGGCCCGGAACTCGGCGATCTTCTCCAGGTACACGGCGTGGATGTCGAGCTCGGTGAACCGGCGGCCGTCGTCGATGCCCTGCTCGGCCCACGCCAGCGCGGCCTCGATCGCGAACACGCTGGTGCGGGCGGCGACGACCTGGAAGGCCAGGTCCTCGTGGTCGCGCACGTCGCGCCAGTGACCGAGGTCGGCCGAGACCCCGACCGGCTCGGCGCCCGCGCGCTCCAGCTCGCGGGCGAGCCCGATCCCGACGAACTCCTCCTCGACCCCGGTCCGGGGTCCGGGGCCCAGCGCGACGACCGCGGCGCCGGCCGACGGGTAGCTGCCGACCGCCGCCCCCGGGAGATCGGGGGCGCCCTCGGGGGCGAGGACGAACAGCCGCTCCGACGCCGGGATCCACAGCGCGACGGCTCCGTCCGGTCCGGCCTGCCCGGTCACCTCGGTGTAGTCGGGGGTGGCGGCGAGCAGCACGGCGTCGAGCCCGCGCTCGCGGGCCAGCGCCGTCAGGGCGGTGAACCGGGTGTCCTCGGTGGCGGACAGCTCGTCCGCCAGGCCGTCGAGGTGCTCGACCCCCTCGATCAGCTCCCGGGCGACCCGGACGCCCTCGGTGCGCCACCCGGCGAACCGGGCCAGCACCGCGGCGGTGTCGACCTCGTGCACGACGACCGGGGCCGGGGCCCGGTCGTCCGCGGTCACCTCCAGCGTCCCGGCGCCGGTGAGCGCACGGTGGTGGGCCAGCACGACGTCGGCGGCGAGGTGTACCCGGCCGTCGTCGGCGACCTCGGAGACCAGGGCGGCCAGTGAGGCCGCGGCCGGGGTGTCCGCGACGATCCGCGGGTCGATCGTGACCCACGGGGCGTAGAACCGGATCTGCTCCTTCGGCACGCCCGCCGAGAGCGCGTTCCCCTGCTCCTGCTGCCGGACGAGCAGGACGCGCTCCCCGTCGCGCTCCGCGATCAGCGGGGCGACGAGCGGGTGGGAGTCGAGCCGGATCGCGGAGAACAGCAGGCTCCGGCGCGCGTCGAGCCCGTAGCGCTGCTCGACCTGTGCGGGGTCCGCGGTGAGGTGCAACATGGGTTCCTCCGGGGTCGGGGTGGTCAGCTGATGCCGGCGGTGACGCCGATGTGCGACTCGATCTCGGTCGCGTAGTCGGAGAACGCCGGGGAGAAGCGGTGCTCCTTGCCGCGGGGGCGCGGCAGGTCGATCTCGACGTCGGCGACGATGCGGCCGGGGCGGTCCCCGACCACGACGACGCGGTCGGCGAGCCACACCGCCTCGGGGATGCTGTGCGTGACGAACAGGACGCTGCAGCCGGTGGTGCGCCAGATCCGCTGGATCTCGATGTTCATCGAGTCCCGGGTCATGGCGTCGAGCGCACCGAACGGCTCGTCCATCAGCAGCAGCTCGGGGTGTGACACCAGCGCCCGGCAGATCGCGACCCGCTGCTGCATGCCACCGCTGAGCTCGTAGGAGTAGCGGGTCGCCCGGTCTCCGAGCCCGACCATGTCGAGCAGCTCGCGGGCGTAGCGCTCGGCCTCGCCGTCGCGGGTGCCCCGGAACTCCAGCGGCAGCAGCACGTTGTCGAGGTTGTTGCGCCAGGGCAGCAGCACCGGGCTCTGGAACACCATCGCGATGTCCTCGACGCCCTCCCTGATCGGGCGGCCCTTCACGAGGATCTCGCCCTCGGTCGGGTCCTGCAGCCCGGAGATCGTCTTGAGCAGGGTGGTCTTCCCGCTGCCGGACTGCCCGACGATCGAGACGAACTGCCCCGGCTCGACGTGGAAGTCGAGTCCCTTCAGGACGGTGTTGTCCGCCCCGTCCCGGGAGCGGTAGGTCTTGCCGACGTTGCTGACCGAGATCGCGTACTCGTGGTTCATCTGGCTCTCCGTCCGGCCGTCACGGCGTCGGGATGGCGTCGCCGCGGTGCAGCGGGGTGAGGTAGTCGTTGCTGTAGACGTCGGCCGGTGTCAGCCGGGCGTCCGGGTCCAGCCCGAGGAACCGGTGGGCGACGTCGATCATGTTCTGGACGCTCGCGTCGTCCATCACGCCGAAGTCGCCGGCCCCGTCCGGGCCCCAGTTCAGGGCGCACTGCTCGTTGATCGCCAGGACGATCGTGCGGTCCTCGAAGCCGCTGACCTCCTTCTGGAAGTCCTGCGCGGCCTCCTGCGGGTGCCCGCAGGCCCAGAGGTAGCCCTTCTGCACGGCCCGGTTGAACCGCTTCACCTGGTCCGGGGCCGTGCGCAGCTTCTCGTCGGAGAAGACGATCCCGTTGCCGTAGAGGTCGATGCCCAGGTCCGACCACTTCAGGACGGTAGCCCGGCGGTCCAGCGCGTCGATCGCGGGCTGGTCGGAGACGTAGAGCGCGAGGTTGGCGTCCCACTGTCCGGCCAGCAGCCCAGGGATCTTGGCGGCGCTCGTGGCGTGCACGACGTTCACGTCGTCCTCGGTGAGCCCGAGCCTGCTCAGCGAGTAGGGCCACATGGCGGTCATCGCGCCGGCACCCTCGGTGGCGACGGTCTTGCCGGGGAGGTCCTCCCAGCCGTCGATGCCGGTACCGGCGAGCGCGACGACGGCGTAGGCCGACCGGGCCTGGACCTGGTTGACCTGCTTGACGGCCGCACCACGGCCCTGGCTCACGACGGTGGCGCCGTAGTCGGCCCAGCCGGCGTCGACCCGGCCGACGTCGACCGAGGTGACGGTGTTGGTGGATCCCGAACCGGGCATGACCTCGAGGTCGATGCCCTCGGCCTCGAAGAAGCCCCGTTCGACAGCCGAGACGAACAGAGCGTGCTTGGGCAGCCAGCCGACGTCGAGCATCAGCGACATGCGCTCGCGGCCGCTGCCGCTGCCGCACGCGGTCAGCGCCAGCAGGGCGACGATCGCCCCGAGCGCGACGGCGGACCGGCGGACCCGGCTCCCCGCCGTCACCTGGTGTGCCGCTTCCACGGGACGAGCTTGCGCCCGGCGAGGTCCACCAGGAAGAACAGCGCCAGCGCGATCGCGGCGAGCACGATGAACGCCGCGAACATCGACGGCAGGTCGACCTGGCTGTTCGCCAGCATGATCACGTACCCCAGCCCCTTCGAACCGGCGATGAACTCACCGACGACGGCGCCACCGACCGCGAGCGAGATCGAGATCTTCGCGCCGGAGAGGATCGACGGGATCGCGTAGATGAACTCGATCTTGGTCATCCGCTTCCACGCGGAGGCCCTGTTGATCCGCGCCAGTTCCTGCAGCTCGTGCGGGACCGACCCGAGGCCGTCGTAGGTGTTGATCACGAGCGGGAAGAACGCGATGGCCATCGCCACGAACGCCTTCGACTCGAACCCGAAGCCGAACCACACGATGAACAGCGGCGCCAGCGCCACCTTCGGGATGGTGTCGATCGCGATGAGCGCCGGGTAGAGGAAGCTCCGGATCGTCGTCGAGTAGTGCAGCGCGGCGCCGCACAGCACACCCAGTGCGGTGCCGAGCGCGAACCCGGCGAGCGCCTCCTGCAGCGTGATGACCGTGTTCTCGGCGAAGTAGCCCGGCCGCCCGGCCAGCTCGACGAAGGCCGAGACCGGACCGACCAGCAGGTACTCCGGCGGGTCGGTGAGCGCGACGACGAGCTCCCACACCGCGAACAGGCCGAGGATGCCGACGACGGCCTTGACCCCCGCCATGACGGAGTCGCGCCGGGGTCCCCGGCGGCGGGCGGGCTGCTCGGCGGGACGGTCCGCCGGGGCGGAGGGCCCGCTGCGGTCCTTCGGTCTGACGTCAGGAGTCGCCACGGCGGGGGCTCCCCTCGGGACGGTGGCCGGCGGACCGGGCGGTGCGGTGGCCCGGCCGGGCCGGCAGGTACCGCGACGGCGGGGACGGTGTCATGAGTTCCTCACAGCGTTGGAAGGTGCGCGGCCGGGGCCGCGGAGGTGTGGGACGGGCCGGTCCGGTCGGTCGCGGTGCCGGGCCGGCCCGTGTCTCAGTCGGCGACCGGCCCCCGGCCGGGCTCGCCGTCGGTCCGCCGCCACACCCGGTCGGGGTTGTCGTCGGCGAGCTCGGCGGGCAGCAGTGCCTGCGGCACGTCCTGGTAGGCGACCGGCCGGAGGAACCGCTCGATCGCGAGGGTCCCCACCGAGGTGCTGCGCGGGTCCGTGGTGGCGGGGAAGGGTCCCCCGTGCACCATGGCGTGCCCGACCTCGACCCCGGTCGGCCAGCCGTCGAACAGGATGCGCCCCGCCCGCTCCTCCAGCAGCGGCAGCAACCGCCGGGCCGCGTCGTGGTCGGCGGCGTCGGCGTGCACGGTCGCGGTCAGCTGGCCCTCCAGCACGGCGACCGCCGCGGTGAGCTCGACGAGGTCGGCGCACCTGACCAGCAGGGACGTGGCTCCGAACACCTCGCACTGCAACTGCGGGTCGGCGAGGAAGCGCTCCGCCGGTACCGAGAGCAGCCTCGCGGCCCCGGAGGCGGCCTCCCCGGACCGGGTGCCACGGGCCCGTTCGGACACACCGGGACGTCCGGCCACCGCGTCACCGGCGGCGGCGTAGTGGCCGGCGATCCCGGTGGTGAGCATGGTCGCGCCGGTGTCACCGGCCACCACGTCCGCGGCCGCCGCGACGAACGCGTCGAGCCCCGGGCCCTCGACGGCCAGCAGCAGGCCGGGGTTGGTGCAGAACTGCCCGGCCCCGAGCGTGAGCGAGGCGGCGAAGGCGGCGCCTAGCTCGGCGCCGCGCCCCGCCAGCGCGCCGGGCAGCAGCACCACCGGGTTGATGCTGCTCATCTCGGCGTAGACCGGGATCGGGACCGGGCGGGCGGCGGCCGTCGCGGCGATCGCGAGGCCGCCGGCGCGGGAGCCGGTGAATCCGACCGCGCGGATCCGGGGGTCGGCGACCAGCTGCGCGCCGATCCCAGTGCCGCTGCCGACCAGCTGGGCGAAGACGCCGTCCGGCATGCCGGTGTCCGCGGCCGCCTCGGCGATCGCGCGGGCCACGAGCTCGGCCGTACCGAGGTGGGCCTGGTGCGCCTTGACGACGACCGGGCAGCCGGCGGCCAGCGCGGACGCGGTGTCCCCGCCCGCGGTCGAGAACGCGAGGGGGAAGTTGCTCGCGCCGAACACGGCGACCGGACCGAGCGGGATCCGGCGCTGCCGGATGTCCGCCCGCGGCAGCGGCGTGCGGCCGGGCCGGGCGGGATCGATCCGGGCGCCCTGCCAGGTGCCGGTCCGCAGCTCCTCGGCGAACAGGCGCAGCTGGCCGCTGGTGCGCCCGACCTCACCGGTCAGCCGCGGGACGGGCAGGGCGGTCTCGGCGTGCGCCCGCTCGACCAGCGCGTCCCGGCGCTCGTCGAGCAGGTCGGCGATGCGTTCGAGGAAGCCGGCCCGGCGCTCCACCGGGAGCGCCCGATAGACCGGGAACGCCTCGGCGGCCAGTGCGCAGGCCCGGTCGAGCTGGCCGGTGGACGCCGCGGGCCAGGCGGGCTCCAGCGCGGTCCCGGTACGGGGGTCGGTGGAACTGATCCCGTCGTCGCCAGCACCGGCCACCGGCGCGCCACCGATGATCATGGCTCCGGTCGGGCGGGTCGTGGGGGGAGCGGTCATGTCCGCCTCCGTCCTCGTCGTCTGGGGGTGGGCCGGTTCAGCCGGTGACCGTTCGGGAGGCCGCGACGACCTCCGCCAGCAGGGCACGCTCACGCTCGTCGAGATCGGTCAGCGGCGGGCGGACGGGACCGGCCGGGTGCCCGGTCAGCTCCATCCCGGCCTTGACGATGCTCACCGCATAGCCGGGCTTGCGGTCGCGGACGGCGGTGTAGGGCAGCACGACCTCGTCGAGCAGGCGGCGGACGGTCGCCCGGTCACCGGCCCGGACGGCGGCGTAGAACGCCAGCGCGAACTCGGGCAGGAAGTTGAAGATCGCCGAGCTGTAGGTCGTGACGCCCAGCTCGAGGTACGGCAGCGCGAAGGTCTCCGCGGTCGGCAGGCCCCCGATGTAGACGAGGCGGTCACCGAGGCGGGAGTGGATCCGGGTGATCGACTCCAGGTCGCCGACGCCGTCCTTGAACCCGACCAGGTTCGGGCAGGTGCCGGCCAGCTCGGCCACGGCCTCGGGGGTGTACACGGCGTTCGCCCGGCTGTAGATCACCACGCCGAGCGAGGTGGCCTCGCAGACCGCGCGGACGTGTGCGACGAGTCCGTCGGTCGAGGCCTCGGTGAGGTAGGGCGGGAAGAGCAGCAGCCCGTCGGCACCTGCGGCCTCGGCGTCCCGGGCGAAGCCGATCGCCTGGGCGGTGCCGTGGCCCGCCGGCGCGACGATCGGGGTGTCCTCCGGTGCGCTCCCGACCGCGGCGCGGACGACGCGGCCGACCTCCTGCGGGGTCAGCGAGAAGAACTCGCCGGTCCCGCCGGCCGCGAACAGGCCCGCCACCTCGTACTTGCCGAGTCGGACGATGTTGTCCCGGTAGGCGGGCTCGTCGAACGCCAGATCGCGGGTGAAGTGGGTGACGGGGAAGGACAGCAGCCCCGAGCCGAGACGCTGGGCGAGCTCGCTGGGAGCGATGGCGGGCATGGGCAGGTTCCTCCTGGCTGGCGGTCGGCGGCGACGGGCTGCAACCGGAATCGAGCGTAAGGAGCAGCATCGATGCACGTCCAACACTGCTTTCGCATCGACCAATACCTAGACTGGATCGGTGTTCACGCTCAGCCAGCTCAAGAGCTTCGTCGCGGTCGCCGAGACGCTCCACTACGGACGGGCGGCCGAGCGGCTGTCGATGACCCAGCCGCCGCTGACCCGGCGGATCCAGCTCCTGGAACGTGAGCTGGGGGTCGAGCTGTTCGACCGCACCGGCCGGACCGTGCGGCCCACCGCTGCCGGGCGGGCCTTCCTGGCCGACGCCCGCCGGATCCTCGGCCTGTCGACCCAGGCCGCACTCGCCGTCCGGAGGGTGCCGACCGGGGAGGTCGGGACGGTGGCGCTCGGCTTCACCGCGTCGGCCGCACACTCGGTGCTGGACACCGTGGTGGACGCGATCCGTTCCCACCTGCCGGGGGTGGATCTCGTCCTGCGCGAGCGGGTCTCCGGGACCCAGCTGGAGGAGCTCCGGTCCGGGGAACTCGATCTCGTGCTGGTACGCCCGCCGGTCCCGGCGTCCGGCGTCGGCCAGCACCTGCTGCACCGGGAGGCGTTGCTCGCCGCGGTTCCGGCAGGCCACCACCTGGCCGACCCGGCCCGCCCCCTGCACCTGCACGACCTCGACGGCCTGCCGTTCGTCATGTACTCACCGACCGAGGCCCGGTACTTCCACGAGGTGCTCGTCGGGGTGTTCCGCGGCGCAGGTGTGGCACCGCGGTACGTGCACCACCTCAGCCAGGTGCACACGATCCTGGCCCTGGTCCGGGCCGGGCTGGGGCTGGCGCTCGTCCCGCACGCGGCGACCGCCCTCGGGCTCGACGGTGTCGTGCTCCGGCCGGTCGTGGGCCTCGCCGGGGAGCCGGTCGAGCTCGTCGCGGCCTGGCGCACGAACGACGAGAACCCCGCCCTGCGCGCCGTGCGCGAGATCGTCGTGACCGCGACGGCGACCGGCAGGCGGGGTGGGCCCGGGGGGCCGTGACACGGCCGGTGCCCTCACCGGGTGGCAGGGGCCTCCGAGCAGCGGCCGAGGTGCTCGGCGAGCGCGCGGGTGACCTCGTCGGCCCGTTCCACGTTCGGCAGGTGCGCCGCGCCGTCGAGGATCACGTAGTGCCCGTCGCGGACGCCGTTCGCGATCGCCTTCAGCATCTCCGGCGGCGTCGCCGGGTCGGCGGCGCCCGCGACGGCCAGCGTCGGTGCGGTGATCCCGGCGAGGCGGCGCCGGACGTCGAACTCCCCGATCGCCTCGCAGCACCCCGCGTAGCCCTCGGCCGTCGTGGCCTGCAGCATCGCGAGCAACCGCACCGCCTCGCCGTTGCGCCGGCGGACGAAGTCGTGGGTGAACCAGGTGCCCGGCCGGCTGGTGACCATCGCCCCGGTTCCCTGGGCGCGCACCACCCTCGCCCGCCGCGGCCACTCCGAGGGCTCAGCGAACCGCGCCGCCGACGCGACGACGGTCAGCGACGCGACCCGGTCGGGCCGGTCGAGCGCGAGCTGCAGGCCGATCGCGCCGCCCAGCGACACCCCCGCGTGGTGGAAGCGGCCGATGCCGAGCCCGTCGAGCAGGGCGAGCACGTCGCGGGCGAGGCCCGCGACCGTGTAGGGGCCGTCCGGGGCGGGGCTCCCGCCGTGACCGGGCAGGTCGTAGCGGACGATCCGATAGGCGCTCGCGAGCTCGGCGACCTGGGCGTCGAACAGGTGCAGGTCGGTGCCGAGCGACGGGCCGAGCACCAGCACCGGGCCGTCGGCCGGGCCGTCGGTGCGGTGGTGCAGCGCGATCGGCGCGTGGTCCGGCCGGGGCGGTTCCGGGGTGTCACCGGGGGTGCGGGTCCCCGCGGCCGCGTCCACGGTGAACCGGGCGCGGTCCCAGCCCTCGTCGAGCGGGGCGAAGTAGTCGAACGACACCTGCTTCGACCGGTACCGCCAGGCACCGGCGACGCGCACGAGGGTGTCGGTGTACCGGCCCGCCGCGACGTGCGGGACCCCGTCCAGCACGCACGGCTGCCACAGGAACGACCGGGCGCGCGCCCGGCCCGGGGCACCGCCGTCGAGCTCGATCTCCAGGTTGGTGACGTGGTGCCAGAACGCGGTGAGCCCGTTCCCGGCGAGCCCGGCGAAGAACCGGCGCAGCCCGGGACGCCCGCGGGCGTGGCCGAGGCCGGTGAACTCGCCGTCGTCGGTGAAGAGGGAGACGAGGGTGTCCCAGTCGCCGTCGTCGAGGGCCCGGCAGTAGCGGGCGTCGAGCGTGCGGATCTCCTCCAGCGTCTCCAGCCGGGCGATCCGCTGTTCCAGCGACGTCATCGCGCGGCCGTCCCGGCGCCGGGGAAGGTGACCGCGACCGTCCCGTCCCGGCCGGTGGTCACCGCGCCGAGGAGGCGCAGCCCGCCGCGGAGGTCGATCTCGACGGTCGCCGGCCGGTCGCCGACCAGGGCCCGGTACCGGCCGGGCGGGGGCAGCGCGGTGTCCGGCTCCAGCACGACCCGGTCGGACCGGCGCTGCCCGTGGACCCGGTGCGGCCTGCCCAGCGCCCGCTCGGCGCCGGCGAGGTCACCGGCGCGCAGGCAGCGCCGGGCGTGCGTCGACGAGCATGTCGTGCCGGCGTCCTGCAGCAGGTCGACGCCGTGCGCGGTGAACCCGAGCTCCCGGCCGAGCTCGCGCAGGGTGCCGACGGTCCCGGCGCCGCGCGCGCCGAAGGTGAAGTCGGCCCCGACGACGACGGCCGCGGCCCGCAGCCCGGCCACCAGCACCTCGCGGGCGAACTCCTGCGGGGTGCGGGCGGCCAGCTCGCGGGTGAAGCGGAGCACGCAGACGGCGTCGGCGCCGGCGTCCGCGGCGAGCTCGGCGCGGTGCCCGAGCGTGCTGAGGGCGGCGGTGTCCCGGCCGGTGCCCAGCACCCTGGCCGGGTGCGGGTCGAAGGTGACGAGCAGGACCGGCAGGCCGCGGCGGCGCGCGACCGCCCGTGCGGTCGCCACGATCCGGCGGTGGCCCCGGTGCAGGCCGTCGAACACGCCCAGCGCGACGACGCACGGGCCGGAGCCCGCAGGGACCTCGTCGACGCCGTGCCACACCGGGATCCCGGCCGGTGCGTCGGTGTGCTGGGTCGGTACGGCGGTCATTCCCGGGCTCCGATCGGTGGCGGGCAGGGGGTGGCACGCGGGGACGCCCGCCGGAGACCGGCGTCCCCGCGCCGGGGTCAGCGGCGGCCGATGACGGCGTCGTCACCCGGGTTGATCAGGTCGGGCACGGTCCAGCCGTTCAGGT
Proteins encoded in this window:
- a CDS encoding RidA family protein, whose product is MSGAVTEVRTRLAELSLELPEPGPPRYAYEPAVRAGDLLFVSGQISRTAGGKVLGGRLGDGAGVAEGIAAARAAALNLLARIDAAVGLEDVVRIVKLNAWVASDPGATNQPEAADGASQLLIDVLGDAGRHARTALPAPVLPQGALVELDATVLVRG
- a CDS encoding M24 family metallopeptidase translates to MLHLTADPAQVEQRYGLDARRSLLFSAIRLDSHPLVAPLIAERDGERVLLVRQQEQGNALSAGVPKEQIRFYAPWVTIDPRIVADTPAAASLAALVSEVADDGRVHLAADVVLAHHRALTGAGTLEVTADDRAPAPVVVHEVDTAAVLARFAGWRTEGVRVARELIEGVEHLDGLADELSATEDTRFTALTALARERGLDAVLLAATPDYTEVTGQAGPDGAVALWIPASERLFVLAPEGAPDLPGAAVGSYPSAGAAVVALGPGPRTGVEEEFVGIGLARELERAGAEPVGVSADLGHWRDVRDHEDLAFQVVAARTSVFAIEAALAWAEQGIDDGRRFTELDIHAVYLEKIAEFRAANGIPFGIEPYFTNLHSSNRMLFPGPPVDFPIDSTTTCIQLDAGVRVVVDGVTVATSDMARSLPRTAAAKEAYAFFFDVVREGIIGQLRPGVVCEDVHEGTLRYLAPHLERMRAIGMLGTEIDFDTEYRKRNVGHLMGKQESFANELRPGYKHVLQVGSYGAAEIPWRYDDAAIGTEDLWYVGRDRTYVVSKR
- a CDS encoding ABC transporter ATP-binding protein; translated protein: MNHEYAISVSNVGKTYRSRDGADNTVLKGLDFHVEPGQFVSIVGQSGSGKTTLLKTISGLQDPTEGEILVKGRPIREGVEDIAMVFQSPVLLPWRNNLDNVLLPLEFRGTRDGEAERYARELLDMVGLGDRATRYSYELSGGMQQRVAICRALVSHPELLLMDEPFGALDAMTRDSMNIEIQRIWRTTGCSVLFVTHSIPEAVWLADRVVVVGDRPGRIVADVEIDLPRPRGKEHRFSPAFSDYATEIESHIGVTAGIS
- a CDS encoding ABC transporter substrate-binding protein; amino-acid sequence: MEAAHQVTAGSRVRRSAVALGAIVALLALTACGSGSGRERMSLMLDVGWLPKHALFVSAVERGFFEAEGIDLEVMPGSGSTNTVTSVDVGRVDAGWADYGATVVSQGRGAAVKQVNQVQARSAYAVVALAGTGIDGWEDLPGKTVATEGAGAMTAMWPYSLSRLGLTEDDVNVVHATSAAKIPGLLAGQWDANLALYVSDQPAIDALDRRATVLKWSDLGIDLYGNGIVFSDEKLRTAPDQVKRFNRAVQKGYLWACGHPQEAAQDFQKEVSGFEDRTIVLAINEQCALNWGPDGAGDFGVMDDASVQNMIDVAHRFLGLDPDARLTPADVYSNDYLTPLHRGDAIPTP
- a CDS encoding ABC transporter permease; translated protein: MATPDVRPKDRSGPSAPADRPAEQPARRRGPRRDSVMAGVKAVVGILGLFAVWELVVALTDPPEYLLVGPVSAFVELAGRPGYFAENTVITLQEALAGFALGTALGVLCGAALHYSTTIRSFLYPALIAIDTIPKVALAPLFIVWFGFGFESKAFVAMAIAFFPLVINTYDGLGSVPHELQELARINRASAWKRMTKIEFIYAIPSILSGAKISISLAVGGAVVGEFIAGSKGLGYVIMLANSQVDLPSMFAAFIVLAAIALALFFLVDLAGRKLVPWKRHTR
- a CDS encoding aldehyde dehydrogenase (NADP(+)); this translates as MTAPPTTRPTGAMIIGGAPVAGAGDDGISSTDPRTGTALEPAWPAASTGQLDRACALAAEAFPVYRALPVERRAGFLERIADLLDERRDALVERAHAETALPVPRLTGEVGRTSGQLRLFAEELRTGTWQGARIDPARPGRTPLPRADIRQRRIPLGPVAVFGASNFPLAFSTAGGDTASALAAGCPVVVKAHQAHLGTAELVARAIAEAAADTGMPDGVFAQLVGSGTGIGAQLVADPRIRAVGFTGSRAGGLAIAATAAARPVPIPVYAEMSSINPVVLLPGALAGRGAELGAAFAASLTLGAGQFCTNPGLLLAVEGPGLDAFVAAAADVVAGDTGATMLTTGIAGHYAAAGDAVAGRPGVSERARGTRSGEAASGAARLLSVPAERFLADPQLQCEVFGATSLLVRCADLVELTAAVAVLEGQLTATVHADAADHDAARRLLPLLEERAGRILFDGWPTGVEVGHAMVHGGPFPATTDPRSTSVGTLAIERFLRPVAYQDVPQALLPAELADDNPDRVWRRTDGEPGRGPVAD
- the kdgD gene encoding 5-dehydro-4-deoxyglucarate dehydratase produces the protein MPAIAPSELAQRLGSGLLSFPVTHFTRDLAFDEPAYRDNIVRLGKYEVAGLFAAGGTGEFFSLTPQEVGRVVRAAVGSAPEDTPIVAPAGHGTAQAIGFARDAEAAGADGLLLFPPYLTEASTDGLVAHVRAVCEATSLGVVIYSRANAVYTPEAVAELAGTCPNLVGFKDGVGDLESITRIHSRLGDRLVYIGGLPTAETFALPYLELGVTTYSSAIFNFLPEFALAFYAAVRAGDRATVRRLLDEVVLPYTAVRDRKPGYAVSIVKAGMELTGHPAGPVRPPLTDLDERERALLAEVVAASRTVTG
- a CDS encoding LysR family transcriptional regulator — protein: MFTLSQLKSFVAVAETLHYGRAAERLSMTQPPLTRRIQLLERELGVELFDRTGRTVRPTAAGRAFLADARRILGLSTQAALAVRRVPTGEVGTVALGFTASAAHSVLDTVVDAIRSHLPGVDLVLRERVSGTQLEELRSGELDLVLVRPPVPASGVGQHLLHREALLAAVPAGHHLADPARPLHLHDLDGLPFVMYSPTEARYFHEVLVGVFRGAGVAPRYVHHLSQVHTILALVRAGLGLALVPHAATALGLDGVVLRPVVGLAGEPVELVAAWRTNDENPALRAVREIVVTATATGRRGGPGGP
- the pcaD gene encoding 3-oxoadipate enol-lactonase; the protein is MTSLEQRIARLETLEEIRTLDARYCRALDDGDWDTLVSLFTDDGEFTGLGHARGRPGLRRFFAGLAGNGLTAFWHHVTNLEIELDGGAPGRARARSFLWQPCVLDGVPHVAAGRYTDTLVRVAGAWRYRSKQVSFDYFAPLDEGWDRARFTVDAAAGTRTPGDTPEPPRPDHAPIALHHRTDGPADGPVLVLGPSLGTDLHLFDAQVAELASAYRIVRYDLPGHGGSPAPDGPYTVAGLARDVLALLDGLGIGRFHHAGVSLGGAIGLQLALDRPDRVASLTVVASAARFAEPSEWPRRARVVRAQGTGAMVTSRPGTWFTHDFVRRRNGEAVRLLAMLQATTAEGYAGCCEAIGEFDVRRRLAGITAPTLAVAGAADPATPPEMLKAIANGVRDGHYVILDGAAHLPNVERADEVTRALAEHLGRCSEAPATR